A window from Fervidicoccaceae archaeon encodes these proteins:
- the rimI gene encoding ribosomal protein S18-alanine N-acetyltransferase, with translation MERWRIRKASISDIGAITRIERESFPDYPYPREVFYFYLRKCQEYFLVAEIDEELIGYVLGCADEDEGSIVSIAISPNHRGKGIGRMLMEAVEKEMKERGVRKIKLEVSNLNFKARRLYEKLGYREISRIRNYYSDGSDAIVMEKIIRST, from the coding sequence ATGGAGAGATGGAGGATAAGAAAGGCAAGCATTTCAGACATAGGAGCAATAACAAGAATAGAGAGGGAGAGCTTTCCCGATTATCCATATCCCCGTGAGGTTTTTTATTTCTATTTGAGAAAATGTCAAGAGTACTTCCTTGTAGCTGAGATCGATGAGGAGTTGATAGGATATGTTCTGGGATGTGCTGATGAAGATGAGGGAAGCATAGTATCAATAGCAATTTCCCCCAATCACAGAGGCAAGGGTATTGGAAGAATGCTTATGGAGGCCGTTGAGAAGGAAATGAAGGAAAGAGGAGTTAGAAAAATCAAGCTAGAGGTATCGAACTTGAATTTCAAGGCAAGAAGGCTATATGAGAAGCTTGGCTACAGGGAAATTAGTAGAATAAGAAATTACTATTCAGACGGATCAGACGCTATAGTTATGGAGAAGATAATTCGCAGCACTTAA
- a CDS encoding PaaI family thioesterase, translating to MYTDIRNMLEDLIKEGKSLEEALDISLRRFNPIYSLLELKLAEIGNGRAVGTFPFLKQFVNPNGTIHGGIIAAAVDQIGSVASWTSHRGENQVTLELKINYLRPLTEDESPFKVIGEVLKSGKTTIVTEVRIYGKSGSLLVAALGTWFK from the coding sequence ATGTATACCGATATAAGGAACATGCTCGAAGATCTGATTAAAGAGGGGAAAAGTCTTGAGGAGGCTTTGGACATATCTCTAAGGCGCTTCAACCCAATATATTCTCTTCTTGAACTGAAGCTGGCGGAAATAGGCAATGGGAGAGCAGTAGGAACCTTTCCCTTTCTGAAGCAATTTGTCAATCCAAATGGAACAATTCATGGAGGCATTATTGCAGCTGCTGTGGATCAAATAGGATCTGTTGCTTCATGGACCTCGCATAGAGGAGAGAATCAAGTAACACTTGAGCTAAAAATAAACTATCTCAGGCCACTCACTGAGGATGAATCTCCCTTCAAGGTAATTGGAGAGGTCTTGAAGAGTGGAAAAACTACAATAGTAACTGAAGTGAGGATCTATGGGAAAAGCGGAAGCCTACTTGTTGCTGCACTAGGGACCTGGTTCAAATGA